The Fusobacterium polymorphum genome segment TACAAATAATTTACTGCTAATGAACCTGCCCAATTATCCTTAGATTTTTTTATATCTAATGTATCAGTATTATTTCTTCTTGTACCATCATACTTAGAATTTTCAAATCTTAATCCTTGAATTAACTCAAATTTATTGACTTTGAAAGTATTTAATGCAAATACTTCAAATGTTTTTTTAGTTAAATCTAATTTTGTATCTGCCATAACTCTTTTTCCAACTAATTCCATCTTAGATACTCTAACCATGTCATTATCAGTATAACCTAAACCAACAACAACATTACTTCCTGCATTGTCATAAGTGAATTTATCTTTAATTTTTATAGCTTTTTTTGTATCTTTAAATTGAGAAACAGTTTTGAAATCAACATTATTTGTGCTTCTTAATTCAGTTAACAATGCATTCAGTTTATTTGTCATAGCTGTTCTTGCTCTTGGAGGTAACATTGGATTTCTAAGAGCAGCTCTTAATCCAGCAGCTTGTCCTGCTAACATTCCTTTATATTCTGTAGTATAATCTTCAATAGATTCAGAAGGAATATCCGTTTTTTGATAAAAACCTAAGATGTTCAAATCATTTTTATCTCCTATTTTAGTGTTATATGTTAAAGTAAATTCATCTTTTTTTATTCTATTATTTTCTTTTGCTTCTTTATCATTACCACTTTGTCTTCTGTTATCATCTAATTCTTTTTGAGTTAAGAAACTAGGATAAGTGTATTTATCTCTATAACCACTATATTTAAAAGCTATGTTACTTGTTTTACTGATATTATAATTAATTCTTCCAGAAAAATAATCAGAATTAGTAAAATCATAATCTCTATATCCATGTTTTCTATTTTTTGAATAATTTACATCAAAATCAAAATTTCCAACACTTGTTCCAGCAGAAACATCAAATTTATTATTTGCAAAACTTCCTACTTGATATCCTACTCCTCCACGAACATTATTATTTCCCTTGTATTTTTTAGTTATAATATTAATAACTCCTCCAGATGTTCCACTACCATATAGAACAGCTCCTCCACCTGGTATAACTTCTATTCTTTCTATTTCATTGATGTTAACAACATCAATAGGTACATTCATATGTGAAGTATCAAGCATATTTGCAGGAACTCCATCAACTAAAAGTTGAACTGTTGCTTTTGCTTTTTGATAACCTTGTCCTCTTACATCAACTGCTGGATGTAATCCTTCTTGTATATTTACACCAGGAACTGAATCTAAAACTTCTGATACAGAAGTATATCCTTTTGTTTCAATATCTTTTGATGTAATTATAAAAGGTGATGTTGTAGAGTTTCTTAGATTTTTTTCAAAACCTGTTTCTGAATAAATATTTTTTTCTCCTAAGTCTATAACTTCTCCATAAGCACTTGCACAAAATATAAGTATTGATAATCCCATTAAATATTTTTTCATTTTTCCCTCCATAGATTATAATTTTTATATCTTTCCTAAATGTTTAATAACTATGAATATAAATTTTTATTTTTTCTCTATTTTATCTAATTTTTCTTTTAATACTTCCATTTCATCAAATATTCTATATGAACTTCTTAATATAACTGATGAATCTAAAATAAAAATATTATTATTTTTTCCAGCTTTTGTCTTAGGAATGACATTAGATGCTTCAATAATTTGCTTAGGATTGTCTAAACTCATAGCACCAGCTAGAAAATCAGGATTTTCTTTTAAAATATATTCAGGTGATAATATAGGTCTTTGTCCAGGAACATTTGCTGCTATATTAATAACTCCTAAATGTTTTAAAACATCACCAGGTATCGAATCCTCTGAAAAAGCTATCATAGGTGAAGTTGAAAATAAAATTGCTCCTTTTAATTTAGAAGTTTTTTTAGAGTTTTCTTTTTCAATTCTTTCTAATTTAATTAAGCATTCTTTTCTTAACTTTTCTGCTTCTTCTTTTTTTCCTGATATAACTCCTGTAACTGAAATAGTATCAAGAATTCCATCTAAACTAGATGCATTAGAAACTATAATATTATAACCCATCTTTTTTACTGCATCTACATTCCTTAACATCATAGAACTAACTACAATTAAATCAGGCTTATACTCTACAACTTTTTCTAAATTTAAATTAGAAATATTTCCAATACTTACTAATTTATCCACTTTATCATAAGGATATATTTTACTTTTTGAAGTTTTACCAATAGCAACTATTGATTTTTCTCCACCTATTTTAAATAGTATTTCTATTACTCCAGGATCAGTTACAATAATTTTTTTATATTCTTTGGCTTCAATTTTATTGCCATAATCATCTATAATTTGATTATTCTCAACTTTTATAGCAAATGAAGAAACTGTAAAGAGAATAAAAAAGACTAAACTAAATATTTTTTTCATTATTTTCCTCCTTTCTTTAAATCTTATATTATTTTATATAAAAATATTTTGATATCCTCTTTATTATATAATTATTTATAGAAAAAATCAAGAATAAATTTTGTATAAATTTTAGATTTTAAATTTATAATTAGTACAATATAATTTATTAACTTCTTAAATTTTAGATATAATTATAAATATAATAAAAAAATGGTTGCTATTTCTAACAACCATCTAATATTTTATTATTTATCTGCCATTTTATTTAAAGCATCTCTAATTTCAGTAAGTAATACTTCTTCTTTTGTAGGTTCTGGAGCAGGTGCAGGAGCTTCTTCTTTTTTCTTTTGCATTTTATTTATTACTTTTATAACCATAAATATACAAAGTGCAATTATAAGAAAATTAACAATTTCTTGTATAAACATTCCATATCTAATAGCTGCTTGTTCAGCTCCTTCAACTGGCTCTCCTAACTTTATTTCCAAAGAAGAAAAATTAACATTTCCTAATATCATTCCTATGATTGGCATAAAGATATCATTTACTAAGCTTGTAACTATCTTTCCAAAAGCTCCTCCAATAATAACCCCAACTGCCATATCAACCACATTGCCACGCATTACAAATGCTTTAAATTCATCAAATAATTTCATTAAACCTCCTAAATACTAATTTTAAAAATATATTATAATTTTGTTACCAATTACTTTTCAATAAAGCCACCTGCTATTACATTTCCTTCAATATTGTAAAATACAATTCCTTGCCCAGGTGTGACAGCTCTGACTTTATTATCAATAAACTTTACTTGGAAATTATCTCCATCTTTTTTCAATAAACATTTATGTAAAATATCTCTTGAACGAGTTTTTGCAAAACATTCTAAGTTATCTAAACTATCTAAAGAAGATACTGAAAAAAGATTTAATCTTGTTGCAGTTAACTCATCTTTAAACAAATCTTTATTTTCTCCAACAATAATATTGTTTGTTTCTCTATCAAAAGCTAAAACATATAATGGTTCTTCACTAGAAATCCCTAAACCTTTTCTTTGACCTATTGTATAGAATGAAAATCCTCTATGTTTTCCTAAAATATTTCCATTTTTATCTACAATATTTCCAGGTTTTTCAGCTTTACCTTTTGTATTTTCTATTAAAAACTGTTTTAATTTTCCATCATCAACAAAACATATTTCTTGAGAGTCTTTTTTAGAATAAACTCTAACACCCATTTGTTGAGCAAATTCTCTTAATTTAGGTTTTTCTAAATCTCCAACTGGAAAAATAATCTTACTAAGTCTGTCTTTTTCAATTTGAGATAAGAAATAAACTTGATCTTTATTAGAGTCATCTCCTACACTCAATAAACCATTTTTTAACTTTGTATAATGACCAGTTGCCATAAAGTTAGCACCTTTTGATAAAATAAAATCTAACATCTTACCAAATTTTATATGTCTATTACACACCATACAAGGATTTGGAGTTCTTCCATTCATATATTCATCAACAAAGTAGTCCATAACCTTTTCTTTAAATTCATCTCTTACATCTAAAACATAGTGTTCTATTCCTAAGTCATCACAGACTTTTTTTGCATCAGAGTCCTCATCTTTAAAAGTTTTCATAGTTACTCCAAAAATATCATAACCTTGTTGTTTTAAAAGATAAGCAACAGTTGAACTGTCAACTCCTCCACTCATAGCCACACCAATTCTAATATTACTATTGTTGCTATCAAATTCAAGATATTTCTTAAATTCAGGTGCAACATTTTTTGTTTCTATCATACTGTTCCTTTCTTAATTTATTATTATTTGTCTTATACTATATATAGTAACAAATAATGCTAATATAAAAATAACTCCATTTGCTATTTTTATTATTTTTATAAGTTTTTCCTTTCCAAAAAGATTTCTAAAATGTGAAATTATATATGTTGTAAAAAACCATAAACTTGAGCCTCCAAGTCCAACTCCTACTACTGTTTCAATAGAAGTTAAAGTAGTTGCTTCATCTAAAATTCTAAAAAAAGCAAACACTGTAGCTATGACTAAAATACTAGAAATATTTACTATAGCAAATCCAATTCCTGTTAAATAATTTTGTAACATACTTTTAAAATCAACATTTAATTCTTTTAATTCAATTTTCCTTAAAAGTTTCTTTGAAGAAACTATCATCAAAAATATTCCTATAAAAAGAGATAAACAATTCTCATATTTTATAACATAATCTTTAACACTTGAGAGAAATAGTAAAGCAACTGCTGAATAGACCATATCAATGGTAACCATTCCCAATGCTGTTATGTAGCCTTTCCATCTTCCCTCAACAATGGTGAGCTCCATACAATAAACCCCTACTGGTCCAAAGGGCAAAGATAAAATAAACCCTGTCAGTATCCCTTTTAAAATTGTAATATCCAAGATAAAACTCCTTAATTATTTAGTTTTTAGAAGATCTTTATAATTTTAACATATTTTTCTTTTTTTTTCTATAATTTAATGTTATAATTTTTTCAGTCAAGGATAGTAAGGAGGTTTTTATTTTGACAGAATTAGAAATAAAAATTATTAAATTTCTATTATCCTCTGCTGTATATAGTGAAAATGCTATAATGAAAAATTTAGGTATAGATAAAAGCATTTTGGACAAAAGTTTTAAAATTTTAGAAGAAAATGGTTACCTTGAAAGTTATGAAGAATTTATGAAAAGAGAAAGTTTAAATGAAGAAGGAGATTGTTGTAAAACAAAAAAAGATAGAGCTTGCTCAAGTTGTTCTTCATCTTCTTGTAGCTCTCATTCTTGTTCTTCTGGTTCAAACTGTTGTGACAGCAATATTTTTAGTGATATGACAGATTTTTCAAAAATTAAAGTTATAACGATGAAAGCAGTGGATAATTTTTCTTAGATAAAAAGAAGTTATTGAATTTAAAATTTTCAATAACTTCTATTTTTTTATTTATTCAATTTATATAATGTATAAAGTCCATTTAAACTTAAATTAGGATCATATTCATCTATTTCATCTATTTCAGCTGATAATATTTTACCTAATCCACCAGTTGCCAATACAAAAATTTCTTCATTTAGTTCCTCATTAATTTTTTTAATTATATGTTTTATTTGTCCAGCATATCCAAAAAATATTGCTGCTTGGATTTGTTTCATTGTATCAGTACCTAATACACTACTAGGAGTTGTGAATTTTACTCTTGGAAGTTTTGCCGTATTCCCATATAAAGCATTAATAGACATATCTATTCCTGGAAGTATTCCTCCACCAATATACACTCCCTTTTTTAATACATCATAAGTAGTTGCAGTTCCAAAATCAAAAATTACCAAATTTTTATCAGGATATTTTTGCATTGCTTCTGTTATATCAATTATTCTATCTGCACCAAAACCTGTATAATTTATTCCTTTTGCAAAAGTAAAAGGAATTTTCTTTTCTAAATCAACCACTATGGCTTCAACCTTAAAATATTTTCTAGCAAAAAATTGAAAAGTTATTATAATATTTGGTACAACAGATGAAACTAAAATATCATCTACTTTTTCAATAGAAATATTATTATATTTTGTAATATTATTAAAATATGAAAAATATTCATCCTCTGTCATTTTATCATTTGTAGCTATTCTAAATGTTGAAATTAATTTTCCCTCACCATCATAAACTCCTGTAACTATGTGTGTATTACCAATATCAATACCAATAATCATTTGTCAACTCCTTAAAAATAAGTTATTTTTTTCATTATAGCTACATATATAAATGTTGTCAATATTTTGTCAATATCAATATTATGGAATAATATATTTTTTCTATACATTTTTATTTAAAAAATATATTAATTATTATTTTAATAAATTGTATCATTTTAGTTAAAAATAATTATTTGACTTTTTAAAATTTCATTGAAAACTAAAATTATATATGTTATTATTAAAGTGTTGTTTAAAACAAAAATTAATTTAATTAAAGAGGTGTAGTTTTGAAAAGAATAAAATTTGTATATATCTATTTTTTATTCTTATTTTACTTAATAGGAGGTCATTTTATAAATCTTCCTTTTATTAATAGAGGAATATATGATAAAATATATAAGTACTTAGGGATAATGTTAATTCCAACACTTCTTTTTTTTATTTTATATGGTTTTGTATTTTTGATAAAAGATAAAAAACTAAGATTCTTTTGGGAATTGAGATTATACTATGCATTTATATTTTTTATTATTGCTGTATATTTGTATATTTTATTCAATTCAGGTGTTTATTTTATAAATGTTAAAAATTTTGAAATTAATGGAGAGTTTTTAAGAACTTTAATTAATAAATCTTTATTTGAATACAATATAGGTTATTTACCTACATATATTCTATATGAGTTAATAAACATTAGCTTAAAATTTAATCAATATCCTTTTTATTACTTTTATTATTTTTTAATTGGATTTGAAGTTTTTTTAATTATACTTATGATTTTTACTCCTATGAGAAGAAGCATTATAAAATCCAATATAAAAAGAAAAAAAGAAAGACAAAGAGCAGAAATAGAAGCTGAGTTAATGGAACAAATTAAGATAAAAGAGGATTTAGAAAGAAAAGAAGCATTAAGAATACAAAAACATAAAAAAATGGAAGAAGATGCTATAAAGAAAAAAGCTGATAATTTTGAAAAAATGAAAAAGAATAAAAGAGCTTCTAGGAAGAAAAATAAGGAAAAAACATCAGAAGAAGAGTTACAAAATATAATGGGAAAAGTAACTTTACAAAAAACAGTAACTATTAATAGGGAAGATTAAAATGATTTTAGCTTCAAATTCACAAAGAAGACAGGAAATTTTAAAAGATGCAGGTTTTAATTTCAAAGTTATAACATCAAATATTGAAGAAACAAGTGATAAAAAAATTATTACTGAAAAAATATTAGATATAGCTGAAAAAAAAATGGAACAAATTGCAAAAAATAATGTAAATGAATTTATTTTAGCAGCAGATACTGTTGTTGAATTAGATAAAAATATTTTTGGAAAACCTAAGGATAGAGAAGAAGCCTTTAAATTTTTAAAGCTTTTATCTGGTAAAATACATAGAGTTATAACTGCTTATGTATTTAAAAATATTTCTAAAAATATTTTAATAAGAGAAGTTGTTATAAGTGAAGTCAAATTTTTTGACTTAGATGATGAAACAATAAACTGGTATTTAGATACTGGTGAGCCTTTTGATAAAGCTGGAGCTTATGGTATTCAAGGCTATGGAAGAGTACTTGTTGAAAAAATAGATGGGGATTATTATTCTATAATGGGTTTCCCTATTTCAAATTTTTTAAAAAATTTAAGAAAAATTGGTTATAAAATAAGTCAAATAGATAAAATTTAATGATGAGGTGCAAAATAATGAAAAAGTTTATGGGCAAAATTTTAGGAATATTTTCAGATGATTTGGGTATAGATTTAGGAACATCTAATACATTAATCTGTATGAAAAATAAAGGTATTATTCTAAGAGAACCTTCTGTTGTTGCAATTTCTACTAAAACAAAAGAAATTTTTGAAGTTGGTGAAAAAGCAAAACATATGATAGGAAGAACTCCTTCTACTTATGAAACTATAAGACCTTTAAGAAATGGAGTTATTGCTGATTATGAAGTTACAGAAAAAATGTTAAGATGTTTTTATAAGAGAATTAAATCTGGAACATTTTTAAATAAACCTAGAGTAATTATCTGTGTACCTGCTGGAATAACTCAAGTTGAAAAAAGAGCAGTTATGGAGGTTACAAGAGAAGCTGGAGCAAGAGAAGCATATTTAATTGAAGAACCTATGGCAGCAGCAATAGGTGTAGGAATAAATATTTTTGAACCAGAAGGAAGTATGGTTGTTGATATTGGTGGAGGAACATCAGAATTAGCTGTTGTTTCTTTAGGTGGAGTTGTAAAAAAATCTTCTTTTAGAGTAGCTGGAGATAGATTTGATACTGCTATTGTAGACTATGTAAGACAAAAACATAATTTATTAATTGGTGAAAAATCAGCTGAGGATATAAAAATTAAAATAGGTACTGTTAGTCCAGAAGAAGAAGAAATGGAAATAGAAGTTAGTGGTAAATATGTTTTAAATGGTCTACCAAAAGATATTACTTTAACATCATCTGAATTAATAGATACTTTATCTGCATTAGTTCAAGAAATTATTGAAGAAATAAGAGTAGTTTTTGAAAAAACTCCTCCTGAATTAGCTGCTGATATTAAGAAAAGAGGTATATATATAAGTGGTGGTGGAGCATTACTTAGAGGAATAGATAAAAAAATTGCTGCTGGTTTAAATTTAAAAGTTACTATATCAGAAGACCCTTTAAATGCTGTTATTAATGGCATAGGTGTATTATTAAATAACTTCTCATTATATAGTAAAGTTCTTGTTTCAACAGAAACAGAATACTAATATTAAGGAAAGTTTAAAATGAGTATAAAAAATCAGGTTGAAGCTATCATTTTTTTAGGTGGAGATGAAAATAAAATAAAAGATTTAGCTAAATTTTTTAAAATTTCTATTGAAGATATGTTAAAAATTCTTTTAGAATTGAAAGATGATAGAAAAGACACTGGTATAAATCTTGAAGTTGATTCAGAAATAGTTTATTTATCAACTAATCCACTATATGGTGAAGTTATTAATAATTATTTTGAACAAGAAACTAAACCTAAAAAATTGTCATCTGCTTCAATAGAAACTTTATCCATAATAGCATATAAACAACCTGTTACAAAATCAGAAATTGAAAGTATTAGAGGAGTTTCTGTTGATAGAATTATTTCTAACTTAGAAGAAAGAAAGTTTGTTAGGAATTGTGGTAAGCAAGAAAGTGGAAGAAAAGCTAACTTGTATGAAGTAACTGATAGATTTTTATCATATTTAGGTATAAAAAATATAACAGAATTACCTGATTATGATTTATTAAAAGAAAAAATTAAAAGTATGGAGAATATGACTACTAATGAGGATTAATAAATTTTTATCTACTCTTGGCATTGCTTCAAGAAGAGCTATTGATAAATATATTGAAGAAGGTAGAATTACTGTAAATGGTAATACAGCAACAACTGGAATGGATATAAATGAAAATGATAATATTTTTATAGATGGTAAAAAAATTAAAACTAGTATAAATGAAGAAAAAGTTTATTTTATGTTAAATAAGCCATTAGAAGTATTATCTTCTTCTAGTGATGATAGAGGTAGAAAAACAGTAGTTGATTTAATTAAAACTGATAAAAGAATTTTTCCTATTGGACGACTTGACTATATGACAAGTGGTTTAATTTTACTTACAAATGATGGTGAATTATTTAATAGAGTAGTTCATCCAAAATCAGAAATTTATAAGAAATACTATATAAAAATTCTAGGTGAATTAAAAAAAGAGGAAATTGATGAATTAAAAAAAGGGGTTTTATTAGATGATGGTAAAACACTACCAGCTAAAATATCTGGAATAAAATATGATAAAAATAAAACTTCTATGTTTATTTCAATAAGAGAAGGTAGAAATAGACAAATTAGAAGAATGATAGAGAAATTTGAATATAAAGTTTTAATGTTAAGAAGAGAAAAAATTGGTGAATTAGCTTTAGGTGATTTACCAGAGGGTAAATATAGAGAATTAACAAAACAAGAAGTGGAATACTTATATTCAATTTAGGAGGGAAAATGGCACTTACAAAAGAAGAAGTTCTAAAAATTGCAAAATTATCAAAGTTATCATTTGAAGATAAAGAAATAGAAAAATTTCAGGTTGAATTAAATGATATTCTAAAATATATTGATATGTTAAATGAAGTTGATACATCAAAAGTTGAACCCTTAGTTTACATAAATGAATCTGTCAATAATTTTAGAGAAAAAGAAGAAAAACCATCATTAGAAATAGAAAAAGTTCTATTTAATGCACCTGAAAGTGCTGAAAATGCAATAGTAGTTCCAAAAGTCATTGGAGAGTAGGAGGATATTGAGGGTATATGAATAATCTTTATGAATTGACTGCAAAAGAATTAAGAGATAAATTTTTATCTGATGAACTATCAGCAGTAGAAATAGTTAATTCCTTTTATAAAAGAATAGAAAAAGTTGAAGATAAAATAAAAAGTTTTGTTTCTTTAAGAAAAGATATTGCACTTG includes the following:
- a CDS encoding pseudouridine synthase; the protein is MRINKFLSTLGIASRRAIDKYIEEGRITVNGNTATTGMDINENDNIFIDGKKIKTSINEEKVYFMLNKPLEVLSSSSDDRGRKTVVDLIKTDKRIFPIGRLDYMTSGLILLTNDGELFNRVVHPKSEIYKKYYIKILGELKKEEIDELKKGVLLDDGKTLPAKISGIKYDKNKTSMFISIREGRNRQIRRMIEKFEYKVLMLRREKIGELALGDLPEGKYRELTKQEVEYLYSI
- the mnmA gene encoding tRNA 2-thiouridine(34) synthase MnmA, with the protein product MIETKNVAPEFKKYLEFDSNNSNIRIGVAMSGGVDSSTVAYLLKQQGYDIFGVTMKTFKDEDSDAKKVCDDLGIEHYVLDVRDEFKEKVMDYFVDEYMNGRTPNPCMVCNRHIKFGKMLDFILSKGANFMATGHYTKLKNGLLSVGDDSNKDQVYFLSQIEKDRLSKIIFPVGDLEKPKLREFAQQMGVRVYSKKDSQEICFVDDGKLKQFLIENTKGKAEKPGNIVDKNGNILGKHRGFSFYTIGQRKGLGISSEEPLYVLAFDRETNNIIVGENKDLFKDELTATRLNLFSVSSLDSLDNLECFAKTRSRDILHKCLLKKDGDNFQVKFIDNKVRAVTPGQGIVFYNIEGNVIAGGFIEK
- a CDS encoding nucleoside triphosphate pyrophosphatase, producing the protein MILASNSQRRQEILKDAGFNFKVITSNIEETSDKKIITEKILDIAEKKMEQIAKNNVNEFILAADTVVELDKNIFGKPKDREEAFKFLKLLSGKIHRVITAYVFKNISKNILIREVVISEVKFFDLDDETINWYLDTGEPFDKAGAYGIQGYGRVLVEKIDGDYYSIMGFPISNFLKNLRKIGYKISQIDKI
- the gatC gene encoding Asp-tRNA(Asn)/Glu-tRNA(Gln) amidotransferase subunit GatC, with protein sequence MALTKEEVLKIAKLSKLSFEDKEIEKFQVELNDILKYIDMLNEVDTSKVEPLVYINESVNNFREKEEKPSLEIEKVLFNAPESAENAIVVPKVIGE
- a CDS encoding type III pantothenate kinase codes for the protein MIIGIDIGNTHIVTGVYDGEGKLISTFRIATNDKMTEDEYFSYFNNITKYNNISIEKVDDILVSSVVPNIIITFQFFARKYFKVEAIVVDLEKKIPFTFAKGINYTGFGADRIIDITEAMQKYPDKNLVIFDFGTATTYDVLKKGVYIGGGILPGIDMSINALYGNTAKLPRVKFTTPSSVLGTDTMKQIQAAIFFGYAGQIKHIIKKINEELNEEIFVLATGGLGKILSAEIDEIDEYDPNLSLNGLYTLYKLNK
- a CDS encoding ArsR family transcriptional regulator — translated: MTELEIKIIKFLLSSAVYSENAIMKNLGIDKSILDKSFKILEENGYLESYEEFMKRESLNEEGDCCKTKKDRACSSCSSSSCSSHSCSSGSNCCDSNIFSDMTDFSKIKVITMKAVDNFS
- the mscL gene encoding large-conductance mechanosensitive channel protein MscL, with protein sequence MKLFDEFKAFVMRGNVVDMAVGVIIGGAFGKIVTSLVNDIFMPIIGMILGNVNFSSLEIKLGEPVEGAEQAAIRYGMFIQEIVNFLIIALCIFMVIKVINKMQKKKEEAPAPAPEPTKEEVLLTEIRDALNKMADK
- a CDS encoding TonB-dependent receptor, whose amino-acid sequence is MKKYLMGLSILIFCASAYGEVIDLGEKNIYSETGFEKNLRNSTTSPFIITSKDIETKGYTSVSEVLDSVPGVNIQEGLHPAVDVRGQGYQKAKATVQLLVDGVPANMLDTSHMNVPIDVVNINEIERIEVIPGGGAVLYGSGTSGGVINIITKKYKGNNNVRGGVGYQVGSFANNKFDVSAGTSVGNFDFDVNYSKNRKHGYRDYDFTNSDYFSGRINYNISKTSNIAFKYSGYRDKYTYPSFLTQKELDDNRRQSGNDKEAKENNRIKKDEFTLTYNTKIGDKNDLNILGFYQKTDIPSESIEDYTTEYKGMLAGQAAGLRAALRNPMLPPRARTAMTNKLNALLTELRSTNNVDFKTVSQFKDTKKAIKIKDKFTYDNAGSNVVVGLGYTDNDMVRVSKMELVGKRVMADTKLDLTKKTFEVFALNTFKVNKFELIQGLRFENSKYDGTRRNNTDTLDIKKSKDNWAGSLAVNYLYSDTGNVYAKYERAFTSPAPGQLVDKVETATNVYTYKVNNLKSESTNLFEIGWNDYLFNSLLSADIFYAETKDEIATIFDGGRPNAHGTAFKSTNLGKTRRYGFDLSAEQKFEKFTFREAYSFIDTKILKDNSSSFEGKHIADVPKHKLVLSVDYDITSKFSVGADYEYRAAAFIDNANKNGKDKAKSVFNLRANYKLTNSLNIYAGINNIFGAKYYNSVGVSSGERIYDPAPRINYYAGFKYKF
- a CDS encoding ABC transporter substrate-binding protein, with amino-acid sequence MKKIFSLVFFILFTVSSFAIKVENNQIIDDYGNKIEAKEYKKIIVTDPGVIEILFKIGGEKSIVAIGKTSKSKIYPYDKVDKLVSIGNISNLNLEKVVEYKPDLIVVSSMMLRNVDAVKKMGYNIIVSNASSLDGILDTISVTGVISGKKEEAEKLRKECLIKLERIEKENSKKTSKLKGAILFSTSPMIAFSEDSIPGDVLKHLGVINIAANVPGQRPILSPEYILKENPDFLAGAMSLDNPKQIIEASNVIPKTKAGKNNNIFILDSSVILRSSYRIFDEMEVLKEKLDKIEKK
- a CDS encoding LysE family translocator gives rise to the protein MDITILKGILTGFILSLPFGPVGVYCMELTIVEGRWKGYITALGMVTIDMVYSAVALLFLSSVKDYVIKYENCLSLFIGIFLMIVSSKKLLRKIELKELNVDFKSMLQNYLTGIGFAIVNISSILVIATVFAFFRILDEATTLTSIETVVGVGLGGSSLWFFTTYIISHFRNLFGKEKLIKIIKIANGVIFILALFVTIYSIRQIIIN
- the scpB gene encoding SMC-Scp complex subunit ScpB → MSIKNQVEAIIFLGGDENKIKDLAKFFKISIEDMLKILLELKDDRKDTGINLEVDSEIVYLSTNPLYGEVINNYFEQETKPKKLSSASIETLSIIAYKQPVTKSEIESIRGVSVDRIISNLEERKFVRNCGKQESGRKANLYEVTDRFLSYLGIKNITELPDYDLLKEKIKSMENMTTNED
- a CDS encoding rod shape-determining protein, which translates into the protein MKKFMGKILGIFSDDLGIDLGTSNTLICMKNKGIILREPSVVAISTKTKEIFEVGEKAKHMIGRTPSTYETIRPLRNGVIADYEVTEKMLRCFYKRIKSGTFLNKPRVIICVPAGITQVEKRAVMEVTREAGAREAYLIEEPMAAAIGVGINIFEPEGSMVVDIGGGTSELAVVSLGGVVKKSSFRVAGDRFDTAIVDYVRQKHNLLIGEKSAEDIKIKIGTVSPEEEEMEIEVSGKYVLNGLPKDITLTSSELIDTLSALVQEIIEEIRVVFEKTPPELAADIKKRGIYISGGGALLRGIDKKIAAGLNLKVTISEDPLNAVINGIGVLLNNFSLYSKVLVSTETEY